A window of the Dehalococcoidia bacterium genome harbors these coding sequences:
- a CDS encoding enoyl-CoA hydratase/isomerase family protein: protein MADPTFANLLLERREGIARITMNRPEKLNALSSELLDDLDAALDLVEADHEVRVVILTGAGRAFSSGFDIAPGHARPSVPATARWDQTHKAPRTLLRMWYLRQPTIAAVNGFAMAAGNVLALACDIVIASEQAVFAEPEIRHVAHSPFTMLPFLGHNKHLNWFYLSGDTIDAQTALAWGLLNSVVPAERLEETAWQAARRIAFVPPFAAQVMKRSIHQTYDKMGFTAAFQHHLDIRMAEHLVPGVPEKDQLNHIRDTQGLRAYLQTRDAAFAEQDAGR, encoded by the coding sequence ATGGCCGACCCAACGTTTGCCAATCTGCTGCTGGAGCGGCGCGAAGGCATCGCACGCATCACCATGAACCGGCCCGAGAAGCTGAATGCGCTCAGTTCAGAGCTGTTGGACGACCTGGACGCCGCCCTCGACCTGGTGGAGGCGGACCACGAGGTGCGGGTCGTGATCCTTACGGGCGCCGGCCGCGCCTTCTCCAGCGGCTTCGACATCGCCCCCGGCCACGCGCGGCCCAGCGTGCCTGCCACGGCGCGCTGGGATCAGACGCACAAGGCGCCGCGCACGCTGCTGCGCATGTGGTACCTGCGTCAGCCGACGATCGCCGCCGTCAACGGCTTCGCCATGGCGGCCGGCAACGTGCTGGCGCTGGCCTGCGACATCGTGATCGCCTCGGAGCAGGCCGTCTTCGCCGAGCCGGAGATTCGCCACGTGGCGCACTCGCCCTTCACCATGCTGCCGTTTCTTGGCCATAACAAGCACCTGAACTGGTTCTACCTGAGTGGCGACACGATCGACGCGCAAACGGCGCTGGCCTGGGGACTGCTCAACTCGGTTGTGCCGGCGGAGCGGCTGGAGGAGACGGCCTGGCAGGCGGCGCGGCGCATCGCTTTCGTGCCCCCCTTCGCCGCGCAGGTGATGAAGCGCAGCATCCACCAGACCTACGACAAGATGGGCTTCACGGCCGCCTTCCAGCACCATCTCGACATTCGCATGGCCGAGCACCTCGTGCCCGGTGTACCCGAGAAGGACCAGCTCAATCACATTCGCGACACGCAGGGTTTGCGCGCCTATCTGCAAACGCGGGACGCGGCGTTTGCCGAACAAGACGCCGGGCGCTGA